The Desulfatiglans anilini DSM 4660 genome has a segment encoding these proteins:
- a CDS encoding type I glyceraldehyde-3-phosphate dehydrogenase, with protein sequence MADIIGGGSGQGRKLGINGLGRIGKMTLWHHVARKYFGEVVVNVGRGVGTSLADLAHYMVHDSTYGSLGGYLYGYQAGPVVEALDESAGTLRLDGVPVKVLRETRNPAEIAWAANGVELVVDTTGQFIDPTLPVDAPKGSARGHLAAGARKVIVSAPFKIKDKSKSMPGDAVTTVMGVNEDAYDPKVHKIVSNASCTTTCLAHMVKPLLDRFGADRILTASMATIHAVTSSQQVLDRMPGAGATDLRKNRGILNNIILTSTGAANTLGLVIPEMKDIGFMAESVRIPNSTGSLVILVVNLQEDPTGEGIRREDINAVYREAAQQDSRGYLHYSEEQNVSSDIIGLPRAAALIEGHETLTRTAEVAIDLGKVCGIDARPAAGAPAERVRIAITQAVIYGWYDNELGCYVNMLGDRTVSIAEAME encoded by the coding sequence ATGGCGGATATCATCGGCGGCGGATCCGGTCAGGGACGCAAACTTGGCATCAACGGCCTCGGCCGCATCGGCAAGATGACGCTCTGGCACCACGTGGCCCGGAAATATTTCGGGGAGGTGGTGGTCAACGTCGGGCGCGGTGTGGGCACCTCCCTCGCGGATCTCGCGCACTATATGGTTCATGACTCGACCTACGGGTCGCTCGGCGGCTACCTTTACGGTTATCAAGCGGGCCCGGTGGTCGAAGCGCTCGACGAATCGGCCGGCACCCTGCGCCTGGACGGCGTGCCGGTGAAGGTCCTGCGGGAGACGCGCAACCCGGCCGAGATCGCCTGGGCCGCGAACGGGGTCGAACTGGTGGTCGACACGACCGGGCAGTTCATCGATCCCACCCTGCCCGTGGACGCCCCGAAGGGGAGTGCGCGCGGGCACCTGGCCGCAGGGGCGCGCAAGGTGATCGTGTCCGCGCCCTTCAAGATCAAGGACAAGTCCAAATCCATGCCTGGGGATGCGGTGACGACCGTCATGGGCGTAAACGAGGACGCCTACGACCCGAAGGTGCACAAGATCGTCTCGAACGCCTCGTGCACGACCACCTGTTTGGCGCACATGGTGAAGCCGCTGCTCGATCGCTTCGGGGCCGACCGGATCCTGACGGCCTCGATGGCCACGATCCACGCCGTGACGTCCTCCCAGCAGGTCCTCGACCGGATGCCGGGCGCGGGGGCGACCGATCTGCGGAAGAACCGCGGCATCCTGAACAACATCATCCTCACGAGCACGGGGGCCGCCAACACGCTCGGGCTCGTCATCCCCGAGATGAAGGACATCGGGTTCATGGCGGAATCGGTCCGGATTCCGAACTCGACCGGCTCCCTCGTCATCCTCGTCGTGAATCTGCAGGAGGACCCCACCGGGGAGGGCATCCGCCGGGAGGACATCAACGCTGTTTACCGTGAGGCTGCGCAGCAGGATTCGCGCGGGTACCTCCATTACTCGGAGGAGCAGAACGTTTCCTCCGACATCATCGGGCTGCCGCGCGCGGCGGCCTTGATCGAGGGGCACGAGACGCTCACGCGGACCGCGGAGGTGGCGATCGACCTCGGAAAGGTCTGCGGCATCGACGCGCGCCCCGCAGCGGGCGCGCCGGCCGAACGCGTGCGGATCGCCATCACGCAGGCGGTCATCTATGGCTGGTACGACAACGAACTCGGATGCTACGTCAACATGCTCGGCGATCGGACGGTCTCCATCGCAGAAGCGATGGAATGA